Proteins encoded together in one Mannheimia haemolytica window:
- a CDS encoding DNA-binding transcriptional regulator Nlp — translation MSVLEKPKKTAEQDWHRADILAELRKKGWSIRSLAKAGNVSPNTLKTVLDKPYPKMERLVANAIGVAPEVIWAARFAERNKRPILTNRF, via the coding sequence ATGAGTGTATTAGAAAAACCAAAAAAAACCGCTGAACAAGATTGGCATAGAGCCGATATTCTGGCGGAACTTCGTAAAAAAGGTTGGTCGATTCGTTCTTTGGCTAAAGCAGGTAATGTTAGCCCTAACACGCTAAAGACCGTTTTAGATAAACCCTACCCGAAAATGGAGCGTTTGGTAGCAAATGCTATCGGTGTAGCTCCAGAAGTGATCTGGGCAGCTAGATTTGCAGAGAGAAATAAACGTCCAATCTTAACGAATAGGTTTTAA
- a CDS encoding Protein of uncharacterised function (DUF2681), which produces MMSLILSVVATVVVAGGYIFYKFRKANREIDRLFATVNRLESEKAEKEAKIQQQKAEVKNAKTQQKHTQNTARISSDAVDMQLHQHGYFRDDGLGLHGVPSAVSKPSGHGGDQTSDTSSQSDL; this is translated from the coding sequence ATGATGAGTTTAATCCTTAGTGTAGTGGCTACTGTTGTGGTTGCAGGTGGCTATATTTTTTACAAATTCCGCAAGGCAAACCGAGAAATCGACCGCTTGTTTGCTACGGTAAACCGCCTCGAATCGGAAAAAGCAGAAAAAGAAGCCAAGATCCAACAACAAAAAGCAGAGGTTAAAAATGCCAAAACTCAACAAAAACACACGCAAAACACTGCTCGTATTAGCTCTGATGCCGTTGATATGCAGCTGCACCAACACGGCTACTTTAGAGACGACGGTCTCGGGCTGCACGGCGTTCCGTCTGCTGTATCCAAGCCGAGCGGACACGGTGGAGACCAAACGTCAGATACTAGCTCACAATCTGACTTATGA
- a CDS encoding Mu-like prophage protein gp16 produces MQPQTRKQMIQKIHIGKNELKLDDNAYKMLLLEAVDKPSCSMMTDSELMTVLQTMKAKGFVVKSKKYNKRPTASNTAQHRQGLMNKIGALLYQSQKPWDYAHAIAKRSFGIERVQWLTDDQLHKLVQMLASYNHRHGLRTK; encoded by the coding sequence ATGCAACCACAAACTAGAAAGCAGATGATACAGAAAATCCATATCGGCAAAAATGAGCTAAAACTGGATGATAACGCCTATAAAATGCTGTTGTTAGAAGCGGTGGATAAGCCAAGCTGCTCAATGATGACCGATAGCGAATTAATGACCGTACTGCAAACAATGAAAGCCAAAGGGTTTGTGGTAAAGTCTAAAAAGTACAACAAACGCCCAACGGCAAGTAACACTGCTCAACACAGGCAAGGGTTGATGAATAAAATTGGGGCGTTGCTTTATCAAAGCCAAAAGCCGTGGGATTACGCCCACGCCATTGCCAAACGCTCGTTTGGTATTGAGCGGGTGCAATGGCTAACGGACGACCAGTTGCACAAATTAGTGCAGATGTTGGCAAGTTACAACCACCGGCACGGGTTGAGAACCAAATAA
- a CDS encoding Predicted lysozyme (DUF847) gives MTEPIKNKATIADFNLAFDRLLGHEGGYTNDKNDKGGETNWGVTIHTARANGYTGSMRAMTREQAKQIYLKAFWQRYNCEKFAPEIAFQFFDAAVNHGFGNAARMLQRAVGVADDGVIGKITLAAIERHSVADVGTLFIAERVEFFTKLDDFSRYGKGWIRRMANNLRYFAKDTIED, from the coding sequence ATGACTGAACCTATCAAAAACAAGGCAACTATTGCCGATTTCAACCTTGCATTTGACCGCTTGCTTGGTCATGAAGGTGGCTATACAAATGATAAAAACGATAAAGGTGGTGAAACCAATTGGGGAGTAACAATCCACACCGCTCGTGCCAATGGTTATACAGGCTCAATGCGTGCAATGACTCGTGAGCAAGCTAAGCAAATCTATCTTAAAGCGTTCTGGCAACGCTACAACTGCGAAAAATTTGCCCCAGAAATTGCTTTCCAATTCTTTGATGCTGCCGTTAATCACGGGTTCGGTAATGCTGCTCGCATGTTACAGCGTGCTGTGGGTGTAGCTGATGATGGTGTCATCGGCAAAATTACGTTGGCAGCGATTGAACGTCATTCTGTTGCGGATGTTGGGACGCTATTTATTGCTGAACGGGTTGAGTTTTTCACAAAACTTGATGATTTCTCTCGCTATGGTAAAGGCTGGATTCGCCGAATGGCAAACAATCTTCGCTATTTTGCTAAAGACACTATTGAGGATTAA
- a CDS encoding Uncharacterized HTH-type transcriptional regulator HI_1476, whose amino-acid sequence MNFEDNFPERIDLVINKLNGPSEFARQTGVTLSTIARWRKGEAEPSRPNLIKIAEVANVSIEWLATGKESQSQAQQGIVERAFNKFREITGELISMINSFGSINVSAGFGSFNEGITKPDGQEPYADSLLQKLGVKADNCGVFWANGTSMEPTICDGDQMLVDFSKKEARGDDKIYLIQNGESVWVKRVRREWDYIELISDNESYRPIRITEEDAQNLQIIGQVVHNGHSLV is encoded by the coding sequence ATGAACTTTGAAGACAATTTCCCAGAGAGAATTGATCTTGTTATTAACAAATTGAATGGACCAAGTGAATTTGCAAGGCAAACAGGCGTAACCTTATCTACCATTGCACGCTGGAGAAAAGGGGAAGCAGAGCCATCTAGACCAAATTTAATCAAGATTGCAGAAGTGGCAAATGTAAGTATTGAATGGCTGGCAACAGGCAAAGAAAGCCAGTCACAAGCCCAACAAGGTATCGTAGAAAGAGCCTTTAATAAGTTTAGAGAAATAACAGGTGAACTTATTTCAATGATTAACAGCTTTGGTTCAATTAACGTTTCTGCCGGTTTTGGTAGCTTCAATGAAGGCATAACCAAACCTGACGGACAAGAACCCTACGCAGACAGCTTACTGCAGAAATTAGGTGTAAAAGCCGATAATTGCGGTGTGTTTTGGGCTAACGGTACGTCAATGGAGCCAACCATCTGCGATGGCGACCAAATGCTAGTGGATTTCAGCAAAAAAGAGGCTCGTGGGGACGATAAAATTTACCTTATACAAAACGGCGAAAGCGTATGGGTTAAACGTGTGCGAAGAGAATGGGACTACATTGAATTGATTAGCGACAATGAATCTTACCGCCCAATAAGAATTACAGAAGAAGACGCCCAAAATCTACAAATCATCGGGCAGGTGGTGCATAACGGACATAGCCTAGTTTAA
- a CDS encoding putative secretion ATPase, PEP-CTERM locus subfamily, whose protein sequence is MKNQELRALMDSKGYQQKQVAQLLGVSVATVSLYLKGDYNGNVAEMDRKVEELIERDKAKVVEAKYNAAFVPTLAARRGMEVMQFAHIEGEINVIFGAAGLGKTQMLKEYERRNSSATLIEVDPSCTPKVLLRKIAEAVGANARGVNNELLESIVNKLKGSERLLMIDEAELLSTRSLEFIRRIHDLTSVGVVLAGMPRLLVNLKGKNNELAQLYSRVGFACDLGNALSDEDLGLLAESALGTNEFNAPLINACKGNARRLSKLMRGVVRSSEINQTPISKDLVEQYSKMLIS, encoded by the coding sequence ATGAAAAATCAAGAACTTAGAGCCTTAATGGATAGCAAAGGCTATCAACAAAAACAAGTGGCACAGCTTTTAGGTGTATCCGTTGCCACAGTCAGTCTGTATCTCAAAGGCGATTATAACGGCAATGTGGCTGAAATGGATCGCAAAGTGGAAGAGCTGATTGAGCGGGATAAGGCGAAGGTGGTGGAAGCGAAATATAACGCTGCTTTTGTGCCAACTTTAGCGGCTCGCCGTGGAATGGAGGTAATGCAGTTTGCCCATATTGAAGGCGAAATTAATGTGATTTTTGGGGCAGCAGGCTTAGGTAAAACCCAAATGCTCAAAGAATACGAACGCCGAAACAGCTCTGCCACATTAATTGAGGTTGATCCGAGTTGCACACCTAAAGTCTTGCTCCGAAAGATTGCCGAGGCGGTGGGGGCAAATGCGAGGGGCGTAAATAACGAGCTATTAGAAAGCATTGTGAACAAGCTAAAAGGCTCTGAAAGGTTGCTAATGATTGATGAAGCTGAATTGCTTTCGACCCGCTCGCTGGAGTTTATCCGCCGAATCCACGATTTAACCAGCGTGGGCGTGGTGTTAGCCGGTATGCCGAGATTGTTGGTTAATCTTAAAGGTAAAAATAATGAGCTGGCACAGCTTTATAGCCGAGTAGGTTTTGCTTGTGACTTAGGCAATGCGTTAAGCGATGAAGATTTAGGGTTACTAGCCGAAAGTGCGTTAGGTACAAATGAATTTAATGCTCCACTGATTAACGCCTGCAAAGGTAATGCCCGCCGATTAAGTAAGTTAATGCGTGGCGTGGTGCGGTCTAGCGAGATTAACCAAACGCCAATTAGTAAAGATTTGGTTGAGCAATATAGCAAGATGTTGATTAGCTAA
- a CDS encoding Integrase core domain, whose translation MGNLSLKTHYSVYEIAKFIEKAPKNVDAQAKRENWQSQKRKGRGGGVEYELACLPQEIQTEIRSRFMSAVVEAKPKKLPAVRAEVELGNLTTKQREIADARMALVAYVLELEGSMSRIKAITYLCNLAKQGEMPPHLVELVAVANAKKTAKRTLSVRTLNGWVVDYCKAENAEQRLKLLAPQVRQETKPEEIWWLSAFLGVYRQKNGICLTEAYREFEVEWAYQYADNPLLLEQCPSLSQVQRAMNKLPLYVKEYGRRTGSHYKQLLSYVKRDWSVLRANDVWIGDGHSLKLKVAHPIHGKPFTPELTMIVDGAGRKVVGWSLSLSENAFAVADAMRHAISQHGVPAIYYSDNGGGEKNKFLDAEITGMLPRLGIRHETGLSGNPQGRGIIEILNKTVGMRVARKFATGYATGADPETVRKTLYAVNSLANAKGKLTPLQRKAQGKLPTWQQLIEVIQSVIDWYNNEHIHSQIRTTPARKYQQMLHAEDVVLLTEVELRDMSRPEFIRKPERGWISWCNNHYFHLKLLDFDREEVVIGVDIHNAESVQVRTKDGRFICEAIWNGNTREAFPVAMVEQQRKERHKRRANLKQQQLDEINAELNPVLTIEQKNDFSLLATARKPKKEVEPIFLTRAEKEDYEKKLAVGD comes from the coding sequence ATGGGTAATTTAAGTTTAAAAACACATTATTCAGTTTATGAAATAGCCAAGTTTATCGAAAAAGCACCTAAAAATGTAGATGCTCAAGCCAAACGAGAAAACTGGCAATCTCAAAAACGCAAAGGGCGTGGCGGTGGTGTTGAGTATGAATTAGCCTGCCTCCCTCAAGAAATCCAAACCGAAATCCGCTCCCGCTTTATGTCGGCGGTGGTGGAAGCCAAACCGAAAAAGTTACCGGCAGTGCGTGCGGAGGTGGAGTTAGGCAACCTTACTACCAAACAGCGAGAAATTGCTGATGCACGAATGGCACTGGTAGCGTATGTGTTGGAGTTGGAAGGCTCAATGAGCCGGATTAAAGCGATAACCTACCTTTGCAACCTTGCCAAACAAGGCGAAATGCCACCGCACTTGGTGGAGCTGGTTGCCGTAGCAAATGCTAAAAAGACAGCAAAACGCACACTCTCGGTGCGAACCTTAAACGGCTGGGTAGTGGATTACTGCAAGGCGGAGAACGCCGAGCAACGGTTGAAATTACTTGCCCCACAGGTGCGGCAGGAAACCAAGCCGGAAGAAATTTGGTGGCTAAGTGCTTTTTTAGGCGTATATCGGCAGAAAAACGGTATTTGCCTCACCGAAGCCTACCGTGAGTTTGAAGTGGAATGGGCGTATCAGTATGCAGACAACCCGTTACTGTTGGAACAATGCCCTAGCCTAAGCCAAGTACAGCGAGCGATGAATAAGTTGCCGTTGTATGTGAAAGAGTACGGCAGACGCACCGGCTCGCATTACAAGCAGTTACTGAGCTATGTGAAGCGGGATTGGTCGGTACTTCGAGCAAATGATGTATGGATTGGTGACGGTCACTCACTGAAGCTCAAAGTAGCCCACCCGATACACGGTAAGCCGTTTACCCCTGAGCTGACAATGATTGTTGATGGTGCAGGCAGAAAGGTGGTCGGCTGGTCACTTTCACTCAGTGAGAACGCTTTTGCAGTTGCTGATGCTATGCGTCACGCCATTAGCCAGCACGGTGTACCGGCAATCTACTACTCGGATAACGGTGGTGGTGAAAAGAATAAATTTTTGGATGCGGAAATCACGGGGATGTTACCCCGCCTCGGTATCCGACACGAAACAGGACTTTCAGGCAACCCGCAGGGACGAGGGATTATCGAAATCCTGAATAAAACGGTGGGTATGCGGGTTGCGAGGAAGTTTGCAACCGGCTATGCAACCGGTGCCGATCCGGAAACCGTTCGCAAAACCCTGTATGCGGTGAACTCACTGGCAAATGCCAAAGGGAAATTAACGCCTCTACAACGCAAAGCCCAAGGTAAATTGCCAACGTGGCAACAGTTGATTGAAGTAATCCAATCGGTGATTGACTGGTACAACAACGAGCATATTCACTCGCAAATCCGCACCACGCCGGCACGCAAATATCAGCAGATGTTGCACGCAGAAGATGTGGTGTTGCTAACAGAGGTGGAGCTGCGGGATATGAGCCGACCGGAGTTTATCCGTAAGCCGGAGCGAGGTTGGATAAGCTGGTGCAATAACCACTATTTCCATTTGAAATTACTGGATTTTGACCGTGAAGAAGTGGTGATCGGGGTTGATATTCACAATGCCGAGAGCGTGCAGGTGCGTACCAAAGACGGCAGGTTTATTTGTGAGGCAATTTGGAACGGCAACACCCGAGAGGCATTTCCGGTGGCGATGGTGGAACAGCAGCGTAAAGAACGCCATAAACGCCGAGCCAACCTTAAACAGCAACAGCTTGATGAAATTAACGCTGAATTAAACCCAGTTTTAACCATTGAGCAGAAAAACGATTTCAGCTTGCTGGCAACGGCAAGAAAACCGAAAAAAGAAGTAGAACCGATTTTTTTGACCCGAGCAGAAAAAGAGGACTATGAAAAAAAGTTAGCAGTGGGAGATTAA
- a CDS encoding Uncharacterized conserved protein: protein MSEFESVEHYLPETVKEIVGVIGLPATEKLIKAFGGFSFQFSNGKVYFDKLKEVLGQNDAVKLQAYMGACEVYLPRCETALRMLRNQQIYTDYCQLTERGLSGRLAIMQICPKYSVCDRVAWEAVRYYQRKHTVSQATLF, encoded by the coding sequence ATGTCTGAATTTGAAAGTGTTGAGCATTATTTGCCGGAAACAGTGAAAGAAATTGTGGGTGTAATTGGTTTACCTGCAACCGAAAAGCTGATTAAAGCCTTTGGAGGCTTTTCGTTTCAATTTTCTAATGGCAAAGTCTATTTTGATAAACTCAAAGAGGTGTTAGGGCAAAATGACGCTGTGAAATTACAGGCTTATATGGGAGCTTGTGAGGTCTATTTGCCACGTTGTGAAACCGCATTAAGAATGTTGCGTAATCAGCAGATTTATACCGATTATTGCCAATTAACCGAGCGTGGACTAAGTGGCAGGCTTGCGATTATGCAAATTTGCCCTAAATACAGCGTGTGTGATCGTGTTGCGTGGGAGGCAGTACGATATTATCAGCGTAAGCATACCGTTTCGCAAGCTACCTTGTTTTAA
- a CDS encoding Mu-like prophage protein gp29 produces the protein MAKKKQKKQIKPDLNPIKNQELQTDLAEITATGRVLSDHPSNFITPAKMKAIFEDAENGDITAQHELFMDIEERDSAIFANIQTRKRAALGVDWAIVAPRNATPQEEKLRDEVDELFYQLGNLEDLVMDCMDAVGHGFAALEIEWAFNGKLWYPNAFIHRPQSWFKWDKVDNLLLKTRQNTEGEPLREFGWVVHTHKSRSTQAARNNLFRSLAWLYMFKHYSIHDFAEFLELYGMPIRIGKYGAGATKGEKDTLKRALAEIGHNAAGIMPESMSIELHNAANAGGAAGNNPFLQMVDWCEKSIARLILGQTLTSGADNKISTNALGNVHNEVRRDLLVSDVKQLGQTFTQQIILPFLQINFAGVDPNRIPSFEFDTKEPADLALFADSLPKLVDIGMPIPVQWAMDKLGIPEAQENEAVLGRVAPLPTAGQAVGLSAHFVKSPPNPFFVKDGEQITGCSCGCGGKVNALSAQPQTGIKEQDALDNLADEAFTVPDFNKQFDPITKKAVAVVMACSSYDEAAEKLAEAYPDLVSEEHNRYLANALFLADLLGAANADS, from the coding sequence ATGGCAAAAAAGAAACAGAAAAAACAAATTAAACCTGATTTAAACCCAATTAAAAATCAGGAATTGCAAACGGATTTAGCCGAAATTACTGCAACGGGGCGGGTGCTTTCCGACCACCCAAGCAATTTTATTACCCCGGCAAAGATGAAGGCGATTTTTGAAGATGCGGAGAACGGCGATATTACCGCTCAGCACGAGTTGTTTATGGATATTGAAGAACGGGACAGTGCGATTTTTGCAAATATCCAAACCCGTAAGCGTGCCGCATTGGGCGTGGATTGGGCGATTGTTGCCCCTCGCAATGCTACACCGCAGGAAGAAAAACTGCGTGATGAGGTCGATGAGCTGTTTTATCAGCTCGGCAACCTTGAAGATTTGGTGATGGACTGTATGGATGCAGTCGGTCACGGTTTTGCTGCATTGGAAATTGAATGGGCGTTTAACGGCAAGTTGTGGTATCCGAACGCCTTTATCCACCGTCCGCAATCGTGGTTTAAGTGGGATAAGGTAGATAATCTGTTGCTGAAAACCCGACAAAATACCGAAGGTGAGCCATTACGAGAATTTGGCTGGGTGGTGCATACGCATAAATCACGCTCCACACAGGCGGCACGCAATAATTTATTCCGCTCGCTGGCGTGGCTGTATATGTTTAAGCATTATAGCATTCACGACTTTGCCGAGTTTTTAGAACTGTACGGTATGCCGATTCGCATCGGTAAATATGGGGCAGGGGCAACCAAAGGCGAAAAAGACACGTTAAAACGTGCGTTAGCGGAAATCGGACACAACGCCGCCGGAATTATGCCGGAGTCGATGAGTATTGAGTTGCATAACGCCGCAAACGCAGGCGGTGCAGCCGGCAATAATCCGTTTTTGCAAATGGTGGATTGGTGCGAGAAATCTATCGCCCGCTTGATTTTGGGGCAAACTTTGACGAGTGGTGCAGATAATAAGATATCTACTAATGCACTCGGCAATGTGCATAACGAAGTGCGGCGTGATTTGTTGGTGTCTGATGTTAAGCAGTTAGGTCAGACCTTTACCCAGCAAATTATTCTGCCGTTTTTGCAGATTAACTTTGCCGGGGTTGATCCAAACCGTATCCCGAGCTTTGAGTTTGACACCAAAGAGCCGGCAGACTTGGCGTTATTTGCTGATAGCTTGCCAAAATTGGTGGATATTGGAATGCCGATTCCGGTGCAGTGGGCGATGGATAAACTCGGCATCCCTGAAGCCCAAGAAAATGAAGCGGTGCTAGGGCGTGTCGCTCCTCTGCCAACAGCGGGGCAAGCGGTGGGATTATCAGCACATTTTGTTAAATCTCCCCCTAACCCCTTCTTTGTCAAAGATGGGGAACAGATTACTGGCTGTTCTTGTGGTTGTGGGGGTAAGGTTAACGCCTTGTCGGCTCAACCCCAAACCGGTATTAAAGAGCAAGATGCGTTAGATAACTTAGCTGATGAAGCTTTTACTGTGCCGGATTTTAACAAGCAGTTCGACCCCATCACGAAAAAGGCTGTGGCGGTGGTAATGGCGTGTAGCTCTTATGATGAGGCAGCAGAAAAATTGGCAGAAGCCTATCCTGACTTAGTGAGTGAAGAGCATAACCGCTATTTAGCCAATGCGTTATTTTTAGCGGATTTATTGGGGGCTGCGAATGCCGACAGCTAA
- a CDS encoding Protein of uncharacterised function (DUF1804), producing the protein MAHDIEVQKAVRQAYVFDRLSLEMAAERAGVSFGTARRWKANAEKNGDNWEKARDVQAIASGGIENIAQGLLAGFLIKYRTLMTELEENTEMPTAAKVEALSALADSFAKMTASSKKLLPETSVMATAMRAIEMMANIVKTKKPHLLPDFLEMLDDLEVQFKKEFK; encoded by the coding sequence ATGGCACACGATATTGAAGTACAAAAAGCGGTTCGGCAAGCCTATGTGTTTGACCGTTTAAGCCTCGAAATGGCAGCCGAGCGTGCCGGTGTGTCGTTTGGCACAGCTCGCCGTTGGAAAGCCAACGCTGAAAAGAACGGCGATAACTGGGAAAAAGCCCGTGATGTGCAAGCAATAGCAAGTGGTGGTATTGAGAATATCGCTCAAGGCTTGTTAGCCGGTTTTTTAATTAAGTATCGCACGTTGATGACGGAGCTGGAAGAAAACACCGAAATGCCAACAGCCGCTAAGGTTGAGGCATTATCGGCACTTGCAGATTCGTTTGCGAAGATGACTGCATCGAGCAAGAAACTATTGCCTGAAACCAGTGTAATGGCAACCGCTATGCGTGCGATTGAGATGATGGCGAATATCGTCAAAACCAAGAAACCACATTTATTGCCTGACTTTTTGGAAATGCTGGACGATTTAGAAGTGCAGTTTAAAAAGGAGTTTAAGTAA
- a CDS encoding CRISPR associated protein Cas2, whose product MSRYLITFDMDTNCLKENYHGNTFNNAYYDIRNVLKQHGFENLQGSVYLGNEGVSEAHGTIAIQELTAKFKWFYPCVSNIKFYRIESDLNADFIAYNVHKAREKFEKQLQVLEQTLVDTGLNRVQIDEILKKQVFSLEDLS is encoded by the coding sequence ATGAGCAGATACCTCATCACTTTCGATATGGACACTAATTGTCTAAAAGAAAACTATCACGGTAATACATTCAATAATGCCTATTACGATATCCGTAATGTGCTGAAACAACACGGCTTTGAAAATTTGCAAGGGAGTGTTTATTTAGGTAATGAAGGCGTTAGTGAGGCTCACGGTACTATTGCTATTCAAGAGCTGACGGCAAAATTCAAGTGGTTCTACCCCTGTGTCTCAAATATCAAGTTCTATCGCATTGAAAGCGATTTGAATGCAGATTTTATTGCTTACAATGTGCATAAAGCCCGTGAAAAATTTGAAAAACAGTTACAGGTTTTAGAGCAAACATTAGTGGATACAGGCTTGAACCGTGTGCAAATAGATGAAATTCTGAAAAAACAGGTGTTTAGCTTAGAAGATCTATCGTAA
- a CDS encoding Protein of uncharacterised function (DUF3164), producing the protein MSKVTIGNEIYWKDANGNLKPEALVKEIDKERDELVRQFVNRAEEVSQLLGNFKQSVFDDVGAFVSLSAEKYGVKIGGAKGNITLFTYDGEYKLQLAVQENIRFDERIHAAKALIDECLHDWSEGAKPELKALIDNAFEVDKEGNLSTAKILSLRRVEIDDARWNQAMTAISDSVQVVGSKDYIRFYKRDENGKYQPISLDVAGV; encoded by the coding sequence ATGAGTAAAGTAACAATCGGTAATGAAATTTACTGGAAAGATGCAAATGGTAATTTAAAACCCGAAGCATTAGTGAAAGAAATTGATAAAGAGCGTGATGAGCTAGTACGCCAATTTGTGAACCGTGCCGAAGAAGTCAGTCAGCTACTAGGTAATTTTAAGCAATCTGTATTTGATGATGTAGGGGCTTTTGTCAGCCTATCGGCTGAAAAATATGGGGTAAAAATCGGCGGTGCAAAAGGCAATATCACGTTATTTACCTATGACGGCGAATATAAGTTGCAGTTAGCGGTGCAAGAGAATATCCGCTTTGACGAACGAATCCACGCAGCAAAAGCCTTGATTGATGAGTGTTTGCACGATTGGTCGGAGGGGGCAAAACCAGAACTTAAAGCATTAATTGATAATGCGTTTGAGGTGGATAAGGAAGGCAATTTATCTACGGCGAAAATCCTATCCCTACGCCGTGTTGAGATTGATGATGCACGCTGGAATCAAGCAATGACGGCAATTTCAGACAGCGTGCAGGTAGTGGGTAGTAAAGATTATATCCGCTTTTATAAGCGTGATGAAAATGGCAAATATCAGCCGATTAGTTTAGATGTGGCGGGGGTTTAG
- the dnaJ gene encoding Heat shock protein J: MAKKDYYEVLGLSKGASEKDIKRAYKRLAAKHHPDKNQGSKESEEKFKEITEAYEVLTDSEKKAMYDQYGHAAFEQGGAGAGGFGGFGGGGFGGFEDIFSEMFGGGFGGGGRRQRVVRGDDLRYDIEITLEEAVKGCKKDIRIQTLAECDTCHGTGAEAGSKVETCSHCHGSGRIRRQQGFFVTEAVCPSCHGTGKRIEKPCRSCHGDGRVQKAKNLSVTIPAGVDTGNQLRLSGEGAAGENGAPAGDLYVVIHVKEHDIFERDGSNLYCEVPISFTLAALGGEIEVPTLDGKLKLKIPAETQTGKLFRVRGKGVTSPRGGYAGDLICKVVVETPVNLTEEQKALLRQFEESLEGQGKHRPKYGVLTIFA, encoded by the coding sequence ATGGCAAAGAAAGATTATTACGAAGTCCTTGGACTGTCTAAAGGGGCAAGCGAGAAAGACATCAAACGAGCATATAAACGTTTGGCGGCAAAGCATCACCCGGATAAAAACCAAGGCAGTAAAGAGTCGGAAGAGAAATTTAAAGAGATTACCGAAGCCTATGAAGTGCTGACCGACAGCGAGAAAAAAGCGATGTACGACCAATACGGTCACGCTGCCTTTGAACAAGGTGGTGCGGGTGCCGGCGGATTCGGTGGCTTTGGCGGCGGTGGTTTCGGCGGCTTTGAAGACATCTTCAGCGAAATGTTTGGTGGTGGCTTTGGTGGCGGTGGTCGTCGCCAACGTGTAGTGCGTGGCGATGATTTGCGTTACGACATCGAAATCACCCTTGAAGAAGCCGTAAAAGGCTGTAAAAAAGACATTCGCATTCAAACCTTAGCCGAATGTGATACTTGCCACGGTACAGGGGCGGAAGCCGGTAGCAAAGTAGAAACCTGTTCGCATTGCCACGGCTCAGGTCGAATTCGTCGTCAGCAAGGTTTCTTTGTGACTGAGGCGGTTTGCCCAAGCTGTCACGGCACCGGCAAACGCATTGAAAAACCTTGTCGTTCTTGCCACGGCGACGGACGTGTACAGAAAGCGAAAAACCTCTCCGTTACCATTCCGGCAGGTGTGGATACCGGCAATCAACTTCGATTATCCGGCGAAGGAGCTGCGGGCGAAAATGGGGCACCGGCAGGCGATTTATATGTGGTAATTCACGTGAAAGAACACGATATTTTTGAGCGTGACGGCTCGAATTTATATTGCGAAGTACCGATTAGCTTCACCCTTGCAGCCTTAGGCGGTGAAATTGAAGTGCCAACCTTAGACGGCAAATTAAAACTCAAAATTCCGGCAGAAACTCAAACCGGTAAACTATTCCGTGTACGAGGCAAAGGTGTAACAAGCCCTCGTGGTGGCTACGCAGGGGATTTAATTTGCAAAGTGGTGGTCGAAACCCCTGTGAATTTAACCGAAGAACAGAAAGCACTATTACGACAATTTGAAGAGAGTTTAGAAGGACAAGGTAAACATCGTCCGAAATATGGGGTACTGACTATTTTTGCATAG
- a CDS encoding Protein of uncharacterised function (DUF2644), whose translation MKQFLLDLITNKDGTASTTGFIQFISWLVLSGILIHAYLYDKPFISDWWFAYAGICVLGSPATKGVVSVFKSRGDAE comes from the coding sequence ATGAAACAGTTTTTACTTGATTTAATTACCAATAAAGACGGCACAGCCAGCACGACTGGTTTTATTCAGTTTATCAGTTGGCTGGTGCTGTCGGGCATTTTAATTCACGCCTACCTTTACGATAAGCCGTTTATTTCCGACTGGTGGTTTGCTTATGCCGGTATTTGTGTGCTGGGCAGCCCTGCCACAAAAGGCGTGGTGAGCGTATTTAAATCCCGAGGAGATGCAGAATGA